In the genome of Actinomadura graeca, one region contains:
- a CDS encoding DUF397 domain-containing protein, which translates to MINLQRALSGATWRTSSHSGSGDQCVEVAPLSSDLHAVRDSKDPGGPALVLTPDAWRTLLASIREV; encoded by the coding sequence GTGATCAACCTGCAGCGCGCACTCAGCGGAGCCACGTGGCGCACGTCGTCCCATAGCGGAAGTGGCGACCAGTGCGTCGAGGTGGCCCCCCTTTCCAGTGATCTGCACGCTGTGCGCGACTCGAAAGACCCCGGCGGCCCGGCTCTGGTGCTGACGCCGGACGCCTGGCGGACGCTCCTGGCATCGATCAGGGAGGTCTGA
- a CDS encoding LLM class F420-dependent oxidoreductase, which translates to MTAELKLGINVGYWHRDPDDQTETVLAAERCGYDSVFTAEAYGSDVFTPLTWYAARTSRIRLGTAVAQMSARTPTATAMHALTLDALSGGRVILGLGASGPQVVEGWYGRPFPKPLARTREYLDIVRQVWRREGPVTSDGPHYPLPFPGGTGLGKPLKSIAHPVRPDIPVYLGAEGPKNVALSAEIAQGWLPLFVDPAQIEPVFGASLAGRPDGFEIAATVATIVTDDLPAALEFAKIPLAFYIGGMGARDRNFHLDMIGRLGYAEPARRVQELFLDGRRAEAITAVPDELADSVSLLGPIGRIKERLQLWRDSPVTTVLVAGVRDEPTLRALKGLVDA; encoded by the coding sequence GTGACCGCGGAACTCAAGCTCGGCATCAACGTCGGCTACTGGCATCGCGACCCCGACGACCAGACCGAGACCGTCCTCGCCGCCGAACGGTGCGGCTATGACTCGGTGTTCACCGCCGAGGCGTACGGCTCGGACGTGTTCACCCCGCTGACCTGGTACGCCGCCCGCACGTCCCGCATCAGGCTCGGCACCGCCGTGGCGCAGATGTCGGCGCGGACCCCCACCGCGACCGCCATGCACGCCCTCACGCTCGACGCGCTCTCCGGCGGGCGCGTGATCCTCGGGCTCGGCGCGTCCGGCCCGCAGGTCGTGGAGGGCTGGTACGGCCGCCCGTTCCCGAAGCCGCTCGCCCGCACCCGCGAGTACCTCGACATCGTCCGCCAGGTCTGGCGGCGCGAGGGCCCGGTCACCAGCGACGGCCCGCACTACCCGCTGCCGTTCCCCGGCGGGACCGGCCTGGGCAAGCCGCTGAAGTCGATCGCGCACCCGGTCCGCCCGGACATCCCCGTCTACCTCGGCGCGGAGGGGCCGAAGAACGTCGCGCTGTCCGCCGAGATCGCCCAGGGCTGGCTGCCGCTGTTCGTCGACCCCGCACAGATCGAGCCGGTCTTCGGGGCGTCCCTCGCCGGGCGCCCGGACGGCTTCGAGATCGCCGCGACCGTCGCCACGATCGTCACCGACGACCTGCCCGCCGCGCTGGAGTTCGCGAAGATCCCGCTGGCGTTCTACATCGGCGGGATGGGCGCCCGCGACCGCAACTTCCACCTCGACATGATCGGCCGGCTGGGCTACGCCGAGCCCGCGCGGCGTGTCCAGGAGCTCTTCCTGGACGGCCGGCGCGCCGAGGCGATCACCGCCGTGCCGGACGAGCTGGCCGACTCGGTCTCCCTCCTCGGCCCGATCGGGCGGATCAAGGAACGGCTCCAGCTCTGGCGCGACAGCCCCGTCACCACCGTCCTCGTCGCCGGGGTCCGGGACGAGCCGACCCTGCGCGCGCTCAAGGGCCTGGTGGACGCCTGA
- a CDS encoding acetolactate synthase large subunit, whose protein sequence is MSARHDTSAQQDAARLLVRTLEAEGVEYVFGIPGEENIHFVHALNDSPIRYVLVRHEQGAAFMAEIYGRLTGRAGVASATLGPGAINLQLGVADATTNSTPVVAISAQVGLDRIYKESHQVIDLVSLFRPITKWSELAPTAEALPEMVRKAFKTAQTERPGAVYLAIPEDVESAKVSADLGPLPVNVVRPQEPSPSQIARAADVIALAGQPIVLAGHGAARAGASQALVHFAERLGLPVATTFNGKGVFPDDHRHALGAVGFMRHDYVNFGFDEADVLIAVGYELQEFDPVKINPNADKKIIHIHQFPAEVDDHYPVEVGIQGDVSRSLRALADAVHRRFDVNGTGRTIRRMIAEELAEGAVEDGHPISPRRIVADIRAAMGRDDIVLADTGAVKMWMARLYPTYEPNTLLVSNGLSSMGFAVPGAIAAKLARPDRKVLAATGDGAFLMNSQELETAVRENVPITVLVWDDSAYGLIEWKMDLDLGTSSNIGFGNPDFVRYAESFGARGYRVGSADELLPTLRKALADDAVSVVAVPVDYSHNLRLTDKLGDLTGPF, encoded by the coding sequence ATGTCCGCTCGGCACGACACGTCCGCACAGCAGGACGCCGCCCGGCTGCTCGTCAGGACCCTGGAGGCGGAGGGCGTCGAGTACGTCTTCGGCATTCCGGGCGAGGAGAACATCCACTTCGTCCACGCGCTGAACGACTCCCCCATCCGCTACGTCCTCGTCCGGCACGAGCAGGGCGCGGCGTTCATGGCCGAGATCTACGGGCGGCTGACGGGCCGGGCGGGGGTGGCGTCGGCGACGCTCGGCCCCGGGGCGATCAACCTCCAGCTCGGCGTCGCCGACGCGACCACCAACAGCACGCCCGTCGTCGCGATCTCCGCGCAGGTCGGGCTGGACCGCATCTACAAGGAGTCGCACCAGGTCATCGACCTGGTGTCGCTGTTCCGGCCGATCACCAAGTGGTCGGAGCTGGCGCCGACGGCCGAGGCGCTGCCCGAGATGGTCCGCAAGGCGTTCAAGACGGCGCAGACCGAGCGGCCGGGCGCGGTGTACCTGGCGATCCCCGAGGACGTGGAGTCGGCGAAGGTCTCCGCGGACCTCGGCCCGCTGCCGGTCAACGTCGTCCGGCCGCAGGAGCCGTCGCCCTCGCAGATCGCCCGCGCGGCGGACGTGATCGCGCTCGCCGGGCAGCCGATCGTGCTGGCCGGGCACGGCGCCGCGCGCGCCGGGGCGAGCCAGGCGCTCGTGCACTTCGCCGAGCGGCTCGGCCTGCCGGTCGCGACCACGTTCAACGGCAAGGGCGTGTTCCCCGACGACCACCGCCACGCGCTCGGTGCCGTCGGGTTCATGCGCCACGACTACGTGAACTTCGGGTTCGACGAGGCGGACGTGCTGATCGCCGTCGGCTACGAGCTCCAGGAGTTCGACCCCGTCAAGATCAACCCGAACGCGGACAAGAAGATCATCCATATCCACCAGTTCCCGGCCGAGGTCGACGACCACTATCCGGTCGAGGTCGGCATCCAGGGCGACGTCTCCCGCTCGCTGCGCGCGCTCGCCGACGCCGTCCACCGCCGCTTCGACGTCAACGGGACGGGCCGGACGATCCGCCGGATGATCGCCGAGGAGCTGGCCGAGGGCGCCGTCGAGGACGGCCACCCGATCTCGCCCCGCCGCATCGTGGCCGACATCCGTGCCGCGATGGGACGCGACGATATCGTTCTCGCCGACACCGGCGCCGTGAAAATGTGGATGGCGCGCCTGTACCCGACGTACGAGCCGAACACGCTGCTGGTGTCGAACGGGCTGTCGTCGATGGGGTTCGCGGTGCCGGGCGCCATCGCGGCCAAGCTCGCCCGCCCGGACCGCAAGGTCCTCGCCGCGACGGGCGACGGCGCGTTCCTGATGAACTCCCAGGAGCTGGAGACCGCCGTCCGCGAGAACGTCCCGATCACCGTGCTGGTCTGGGACGACTCGGCGTACGGGCTGATCGAATGGAAGATGGACCTCGACCTCGGGACCAGCTCCAACATCGGCTTCGGCAACCCCGACTTCGTCCGGTACGCGGAGAGCTTCGGCGCGCGCGGGTACCGCGTCGGCTCCGCGGACGAGCTGCTGCCCACCTTGCGCAAGGCGCTCGCCGACGACGCGGTGTCGGTCGTCGCCGTGCCGGTCGACTACTCCCACAACCTCCGGCTCACCGACAAGCTGGGCGACCTCACCGGCCCGTTCTGA
- a CDS encoding DJ-1/PfpI family protein yields the protein MHVQIVLFDGFDPLDVIAPFEVLHCGGAASGAVSVELVSAEGPREVVGGTGGLALRATAALDPGHADLILVPGASGRVGEPHEVSGNDAGAGERPRDESIPVLLGRALATGLPALLKEAMDDPDVTVAAVCGGSLLLAMAGLLEGRPATTHHLGLELLGAAGAEAVNARVVDDGGLVTSAGVTSGLDLGLYLLEREVGPRIAHAVEELFAHERRGTVWRAQGPVPTGL from the coding sequence ATGCATGTCCAGATCGTCCTGTTCGACGGGTTCGATCCGCTCGATGTCATCGCCCCCTTCGAGGTGCTGCACTGCGGCGGCGCCGCGTCCGGCGCGGTGAGCGTGGAACTGGTGTCCGCCGAAGGGCCGCGCGAGGTGGTCGGCGGAACCGGCGGGCTCGCGCTGAGGGCGACCGCCGCCCTCGATCCCGGGCACGCGGATCTGATCCTGGTGCCCGGAGCCTCCGGCCGCGTCGGCGAGCCCCACGAGGTGTCCGGGAACGACGCCGGGGCCGGGGAACGGCCGCGGGACGAGTCCATACCCGTGCTGCTGGGCCGTGCCCTGGCCACCGGCCTGCCCGCGCTGCTGAAAGAGGCGATGGACGACCCGGACGTGACGGTCGCCGCCGTGTGCGGCGGCTCGCTCCTCCTCGCCATGGCAGGGCTGCTGGAAGGGCGTCCCGCCACCACCCACCACCTCGGGCTGGAACTCCTCGGCGCCGCCGGTGCCGAGGCGGTGAACGCCCGCGTCGTCGACGACGGCGGCCTCGTCACCTCCGCCGGTGTCACCTCCGGGCTCGACCTCGGGCTCTACCTGCTGGAACGCGAGGTGGGCCCGCGGATCGCGCACGCCGTCGAGGAGCTGTTCGCCCATGAGCGCCGCGGGACGGTCTGGCGCGCCCAAGGCCCGGTGCCCACCGGTCTCTGA
- a CDS encoding GlxA family transcriptional regulator, translating into MHTVAVLALDQVIPFDLSTPIEVFTRTRLPDGRPGYQIRVCAEHPETDAGAFVLRAPWGLDGLQGADTIIVPGTAAATAPLPPPVRDALRTAAEGGTRIASICSGTFPLAATGLLDGLRVTTHWNATDLLAAAHPGLDVDPGVLYVDNGQFLTSAGAAAGLDLCLHMIRRDYGSAVAADAARLSVMPLEREGGQAQFIVHDRVPAPRGSALEPLLIWLQDDLGRDLSLADIAAQAGTSTRTLIRRFREQTGTTPLQWLHRARVRQAQHLLETTEHSVERIAAQVGFGSATAFRDRFKKTTGVSPQLYRRAFGRPAARNEEARATVSGGR; encoded by the coding sequence ATGCACACCGTGGCCGTCCTCGCGCTGGACCAGGTGATCCCGTTCGACCTGTCCACGCCGATCGAGGTCTTCACGCGCACCCGCCTTCCGGACGGCCGCCCCGGCTACCAGATCCGCGTGTGCGCCGAGCACCCGGAGACCGACGCCGGCGCCTTCGTCCTGCGCGCGCCCTGGGGACTGGACGGGCTCCAAGGGGCGGACACCATCATCGTCCCCGGCACCGCCGCCGCCACGGCACCGCTCCCCCCGCCCGTGCGCGACGCGCTGCGGACCGCGGCGGAAGGCGGCACGCGTATCGCGTCCATCTGCTCGGGCACGTTCCCCCTGGCGGCGACGGGCCTGCTCGACGGTCTCCGGGTGACGACGCACTGGAACGCCACGGACCTCCTTGCCGCCGCCCATCCCGGGCTCGACGTCGATCCCGGCGTCCTCTACGTCGACAACGGCCAGTTCCTCACCTCGGCCGGTGCCGCCGCGGGCCTGGACCTGTGCCTGCACATGATCCGCCGCGACTACGGCTCGGCCGTCGCCGCCGACGCCGCCCGCCTGTCGGTCATGCCCCTCGAACGCGAGGGCGGGCAGGCGCAGTTCATCGTCCACGACCGCGTCCCCGCGCCGCGCGGTTCCGCCCTCGAACCGCTGCTCATCTGGCTTCAGGACGACCTGGGCCGCGATCTCTCCCTCGCCGACATCGCCGCCCAGGCCGGGACCAGCACCCGGACACTGATCCGCCGGTTCCGCGAGCAGACCGGCACCACCCCGCTCCAGTGGCTGCACCGCGCCCGCGTCCGCCAGGCGCAGCACCTGCTGGAGACCACGGAGCACTCCGTCGAGCGCATCGCCGCCCAGGTCGGCTTCGGCTCCGCCACCGCCTTCCGCGACCGCTTCAAGAAGACCACCGGCGTCAGCCCCCAGCTCTACCGCCGCGCCTTCGGCCGGCCGGCCGCGCGGAACGAGGAGGCCCGGGCGACGGTCAGCGGCGGCAGATGA
- a CDS encoding methyltransferase domain-containing protein, producing MSANASYTHGHHKSVLSSHQWRTVENSAAYLTAHLRPGLSLLDVGCGPGTITAGLARRVAPGQVTAVDAAEIVLDEARNNAEGLGNVAFAVADVHALDFPDGTFDVVHAHQVLQHVADPVQALREMRRVTRPGGIVAARDADFGGMVWYPNPSGMDSWLPVYYNVARANGGEPDAGRRLVSWAREAGFADVTASASSWCYSTPEEREWWSESWGGRLVRSSLADKAVAGGHATRDGLQRIYEGWKAWAAADDGWYAVTHGEIICRR from the coding sequence ATGAGCGCGAACGCGTCGTACACCCACGGCCACCACAAGAGCGTGCTGAGCTCGCACCAGTGGCGGACGGTCGAGAACTCCGCCGCCTACCTGACCGCGCATCTCCGGCCCGGGCTGTCGCTGCTGGACGTCGGCTGCGGGCCGGGCACGATCACCGCCGGGCTGGCCCGGCGCGTCGCCCCCGGGCAGGTCACCGCCGTGGACGCCGCCGAGATCGTCCTGGACGAGGCCCGTAATAACGCCGAGGGCCTCGGCAACGTCGCGTTCGCGGTCGCCGACGTCCACGCGCTGGACTTCCCGGACGGGACGTTCGACGTCGTCCACGCCCACCAGGTCCTGCAGCACGTCGCCGACCCCGTGCAGGCGCTGCGCGAGATGCGGCGGGTCACCCGGCCCGGCGGGATCGTCGCGGCGCGCGACGCCGACTTCGGCGGCATGGTCTGGTATCCGAACCCGTCCGGAATGGATTCCTGGCTGCCCGTCTACTACAACGTGGCGCGCGCCAACGGAGGCGAGCCCGACGCGGGGCGCCGCCTGGTCTCCTGGGCGCGCGAGGCCGGGTTCGCCGACGTGACCGCGTCCGCGTCGAGCTGGTGCTACTCCACACCCGAAGAGCGGGAGTGGTGGAGCGAGTCGTGGGGCGGGCGGCTGGTCCGCTCCTCCCTGGCGGACAAGGCCGTCGCCGGAGGCCACGCCACCCGCGACGGCCTCCAGCGGATCTACGAGGGGTGGAAGGCGTGGGCCGCCGCGGACGACGGCTGGTACGCCGTCACCCACGGCGAGATCATCTGCCGCCGCTGA
- a CDS encoding ABC transporter permease has protein sequence MPAALALAWLLLRGGGRRTLLGALLTLAAVAVSTGLLLFAVGANHAFLQRAHADAWRHPDGAAASPAAIEALSTDYVRGRPISVIDLAALNGTAPVPPGMPRFPRPGESWASPALARLMRDLPADRLAGRFPAPAGTLGRRALVHPGELVIVIGRDARDPAVTAPRGASEARETTAGPTPIARFPTGASPLAVAYLSLMAVASVLMAVPLLVFGGAAARLTVARRDGRLAALRLVGATPGQVVAITTAEAVLTAVAGAVAGLLLYAAAMPALARITIQGGTWFTGDLWPGPLASAAVLAGVPVLVGVSAVAGLRRVIVGPLGVARRETPPATRAVRLGALAAVLIAFGAVGGGLTAFGRAALVILLVFLALAFLALNLAGPWVVALIGRVAAGTARTPARLLAGRRLLDDPRAAWRTVAGVALSGFVAGFLALLGAPPSVTAPGDRDALRLTLPQAGSATAVARVKDRLAGMDARITVKETVTEDDPLAEHGTVTRNVIVTAAVPGGAAALDRARTALAGAVPGRVATTPADEEVNGDVLVADLRTGALIVLAVSFLIAVTSAGITGASAVLDRRQAYAMLRLAGTPLPVLDRARRQETLIPLAVMGGGSVLTGLFLASPFATGSGSSGLVTLAVSVVLGFGGVLGAGALSRPLLRSVTREPAPRPD, from the coding sequence ATGCCCGCCGCGCTCGCCCTGGCCTGGCTCCTGCTGCGCGGCGGCGGGCGCCGCACCCTGCTCGGCGCGCTGCTCACGCTCGCCGCCGTCGCCGTCTCCACCGGGCTGCTCCTGTTCGCGGTGGGCGCCAACCACGCCTTCCTCCAGCGCGCCCACGCCGACGCCTGGCGCCACCCGGACGGTGCCGCCGCGTCACCGGCGGCGATCGAGGCCCTGTCGACCGACTACGTCCGGGGCCGGCCGATCTCGGTGATCGACCTGGCCGCGCTGAACGGCACGGCGCCGGTGCCACCGGGTATGCCGCGTTTCCCGAGGCCGGGCGAGTCGTGGGCGTCGCCCGCGCTCGCCCGCCTGATGCGGGACCTCCCCGCCGACCGGCTCGCCGGGCGGTTCCCCGCGCCCGCCGGGACGCTCGGGCGCCGGGCGCTCGTCCACCCCGGCGAGCTCGTCATCGTGATCGGACGCGACGCCCGCGACCCGGCCGTGACGGCGCCCCGCGGCGCCTCCGAGGCGCGGGAGACCACCGCCGGGCCCACCCCGATCGCCCGGTTCCCGACCGGCGCGTCCCCGCTCGCGGTCGCCTACCTGTCGCTGATGGCGGTGGCGTCGGTGCTGATGGCCGTCCCGCTGCTGGTGTTCGGCGGCGCGGCCGCCCGGCTCACCGTGGCGCGCCGCGACGGCCGGCTCGCGGCGCTGCGGCTCGTCGGCGCGACGCCCGGCCAGGTCGTGGCGATCACCACCGCCGAGGCCGTGCTGACGGCGGTGGCGGGCGCGGTGGCGGGCCTGCTGCTGTACGCGGCGGCGATGCCGGCGCTCGCGCGGATCACGATCCAGGGCGGCACGTGGTTCACCGGCGACCTGTGGCCCGGGCCGCTCGCGTCCGCCGCCGTCCTCGCGGGGGTGCCCGTCCTCGTCGGCGTCAGCGCGGTCGCCGGGCTGCGCCGCGTGATCGTCGGCCCGCTCGGCGTCGCCCGCCGCGAGACGCCCCCGGCGACGCGGGCCGTCCGGCTCGGCGCCCTCGCCGCCGTCCTGATCGCGTTCGGCGCGGTGGGCGGCGGCCTGACCGCCTTCGGCCGGGCGGCCCTGGTGATCCTGCTGGTCTTCCTGGCGCTGGCGTTCCTCGCGCTCAACCTCGCCGGGCCGTGGGTGGTCGCGCTGATCGGGCGGGTCGCCGCCGGCACCGCGCGCACCCCGGCGCGGCTGCTGGCCGGGCGCCGCCTGCTGGACGATCCGCGCGCCGCCTGGCGGACGGTCGCCGGTGTCGCGCTCAGCGGGTTCGTCGCGGGCTTCCTCGCCCTGCTGGGGGCGCCGCCCTCCGTCACCGCGCCCGGCGACCGGGACGCGCTGCGGCTGACGCTCCCGCAGGCGGGGTCCGCCACCGCCGTCGCCCGGGTGAAGGACAGACTCGCCGGGATGGACGCCCGGATCACGGTGAAGGAGACCGTGACCGAGGACGATCCCCTGGCCGAGCACGGCACCGTGACGCGCAACGTGATCGTGACGGCCGCCGTGCCCGGCGGCGCCGCCGCGCTCGACCGGGCCCGGACCGCGCTGGCCGGCGCCGTCCCCGGCCGGGTCGCCACCACCCCCGCCGACGAGGAGGTGAACGGCGACGTGCTGGTCGCCGACCTGCGGACGGGCGCGCTCATCGTGCTCGCCGTCTCGTTCCTCATCGCCGTCACGAGCGCGGGGATCACCGGCGCGTCCGCGGTCCTGGACCGCAGGCAGGCGTACGCGATGCTGCGGCTCGCGGGCACGCCGCTGCCGGTGCTCGACCGCGCCCGCCGCCAGGAGACGCTGATCCCGCTCGCGGTGATGGGCGGCGGCTCGGTGCTGACGGGCCTGTTCCTCGCCTCGCCGTTCGCCACCGGGAGCGGCTCGTCGGGTCTGGTGACGCTCGCGGTGTCCGTCGTCCTCGGCTTCGGGGGCGTCCTCGGCGCGGGCGCGCTCAGCCGCCCGCTCCTGCGCTCGGTCACCCGCGAGCCCGCGCCCCGCCCCGACTAG
- a CDS encoding ABC transporter ATP-binding protein, producing MTVLSGRGLVKHFGPAVALDGVDLAVGRAESVAIMGPSGSGKSTLLHCLAGIMRPDAGEVHLLGRRIDTLGERRRSALRRSRFGFLFQFGQLLPELPAEENVALPLMLDGTPPRAAVRAARSWFGPLGLAGLEHRRPGELSGGQAQRVALARALAPGPAVVFADEPTGALDQATGHDTMRLLVEATAHNGASLIVVTHDPAVAGWCDRVVEVRDGRVLAAAARPAAPPVRKTP from the coding sequence GTGACCGTCCTGTCCGGCCGCGGCCTGGTCAAGCACTTCGGGCCCGCCGTCGCGCTGGACGGCGTGGACCTCGCGGTCGGGCGCGCCGAGTCCGTCGCGATCATGGGCCCGAGCGGGTCCGGCAAATCGACCCTCCTGCACTGCCTCGCCGGGATCATGCGCCCGGACGCGGGGGAGGTGCACCTGCTCGGCCGGCGGATCGACACGCTCGGCGAGCGCCGCCGCAGCGCGCTGCGGCGGTCCCGTTTCGGGTTCCTCTTCCAGTTCGGGCAGTTGCTGCCCGAACTGCCCGCCGAGGAGAACGTCGCGCTGCCGCTCATGCTGGACGGGACGCCCCCGCGCGCGGCGGTGCGGGCGGCGCGGTCGTGGTTCGGGCCGCTCGGACTCGCCGGGCTGGAGCACCGGCGGCCGGGGGAGCTGTCCGGCGGCCAGGCCCAGCGCGTCGCCCTCGCCCGGGCGCTCGCGCCCGGTCCCGCCGTCGTGTTCGCGGACGAGCCGACCGGCGCGCTCGACCAGGCGACCGGCCACGACACCATGCGGCTGCTCGTGGAAGCCACCGCGCACAACGGCGCCTCGCTGATCGTCGTCACCCACGACCCGGCCGTGGCGGGCTGGTGCGACCGGGTCGTCGAGGTCCGCGACGGGCGCGTCCTCGCCGCGGCGGCCCGTCCCGCCGCGCCACCCGTCCGGAAAACGCCCTGA
- a CDS encoding sensor histidine kinase produces MNDPGARLDRIHSVGGCLVRASYGAFAGLYLLACLIGMPKDAVDLWMVLLAAVANIGAVTVRRPLTWAASAAVLSALSTLYLGTAVHPDLGSPSVFAELGGLLIMIARVAWKAPRDRLAAVTALLGAAVLVLPLRWAVVGAVLFSAPLGLCVALAAGTGIYLRAVDARRSRSLAAARRDERLELARDLHDFVAHHVTGIVVQAQAARFTARSGSAQTHDQLDTMFAGIEQAGTEALTSMRRMVGLLRDAQYADARDGDARGGDGRGGDARGGTAAGDRGSSTRPVGDLAQLRRLVDGFTHPPATLSLASDLGALPPEVATSVHRVVQEALTNVRKHAADATAVRVTVARLGDGSVEAAVRDDGQGRGRRLPSGGFGLSGLAERVDALGGRLRAGPRPEGGWEVLAVLPVPGPRGA; encoded by the coding sequence ATGAACGACCCGGGGGCCAGGCTGGACCGCATCCACTCCGTGGGCGGCTGCCTCGTGCGCGCCTCTTACGGGGCGTTCGCGGGCCTGTACCTGCTGGCCTGCCTGATCGGCATGCCGAAGGACGCCGTCGACCTCTGGATGGTCCTGCTGGCCGCCGTCGCCAACATCGGCGCGGTGACCGTCCGGCGGCCGCTCACGTGGGCGGCGTCCGCGGCGGTGCTGTCGGCGCTCAGCACCCTGTACCTCGGGACGGCCGTCCACCCCGACCTGGGCAGCCCCAGCGTGTTCGCCGAGCTCGGCGGGCTGCTCATCATGATCGCGCGGGTGGCGTGGAAGGCCCCCCGCGACCGGCTCGCCGCGGTCACGGCGCTGCTCGGCGCGGCGGTGCTGGTCCTCCCGCTGCGCTGGGCGGTGGTCGGCGCGGTGCTGTTCTCCGCGCCGCTCGGCCTGTGCGTGGCGCTCGCGGCCGGCACCGGGATCTACCTGCGCGCGGTGGACGCCCGGCGGTCCCGGTCCCTGGCCGCCGCGCGCCGCGACGAGCGGCTGGAGCTGGCCCGCGACCTGCACGACTTCGTCGCCCACCACGTGACGGGAATCGTCGTCCAGGCGCAGGCGGCGCGGTTCACCGCCCGGTCGGGCTCGGCGCAGACCCACGACCAGCTCGACACGATGTTCGCGGGCATCGAGCAGGCCGGCACCGAGGCTCTGACCTCGATGCGCCGGATGGTGGGCCTGCTGCGCGACGCCCAGTACGCCGACGCGCGAGACGGGGACGCACGCGGCGGGGACGGGCGGGGCGGGGACGCACGGGGCGGCACCGCGGCCGGCGACCGCGGCTCGTCCACCCGCCCGGTCGGGGACCTCGCGCAGCTGCGGCGGCTCGTGGACGGGTTCACCCACCCCCCGGCCACCCTGTCCCTCGCGTCCGACCTCGGCGCCCTGCCCCCCGAGGTCGCGACGTCGGTGCACCGCGTGGTCCAGGAGGCGCTGACCAACGTCCGCAAGCACGCCGCCGACGCCACCGCCGTGCGGGTGACGGTCGCGCGGCTCGGCGACGGGTCGGTCGAGGCGGCCGTCCGCGACGACGGGCAGGGACGCGGGCGGCGGCTGCCGTCCGGCGGGTTCGGGCTGTCCGGGCTGGCCGAGCGGGTGGACGCGCTGGGCGGGCGGCTGCGGGCGGGCCCCCGGCCGGAGGGCGGCTGGGAGGTCCTCGCGGTCCTTCCCGTCCCGGGCCCCCGCGGGGCCTGA
- a CDS encoding response regulator, with the protein MTIRVLIADDQEMVRTGFRMIVDSQPDMEVVGEAADGAEAVEQARRLRPDVCLFDIRMPKMDGVEATRLLAGPSVDDPLRVVIVTTFDMDEYVYGALRGGAVGFLLKDSGPALLVEAVRAAANGEALVSPSITVRLLEQLAAPAARTAAQPREPLTERELEVVRLVARGRTNDEIAGELFVSLSTVKTHLGSVHRKLGTRNRAETAAWAWESGLMG; encoded by the coding sequence GTGACCATCCGCGTACTGATCGCCGACGACCAGGAGATGGTCCGGACCGGGTTCCGGATGATCGTCGACTCGCAACCCGACATGGAGGTCGTCGGCGAGGCCGCCGACGGCGCCGAGGCCGTCGAGCAGGCCCGCCGGCTCCGCCCCGACGTGTGCCTGTTCGACATCCGGATGCCGAAGATGGACGGCGTGGAGGCGACCCGGCTGCTCGCCGGCCCGTCCGTCGACGACCCGCTCCGCGTCGTGATCGTCACCACCTTCGACATGGACGAGTACGTGTACGGGGCGCTGCGCGGCGGCGCGGTCGGGTTCCTGCTCAAGGACAGCGGGCCCGCGCTGCTGGTCGAGGCGGTGCGCGCCGCCGCGAACGGGGAGGCGCTGGTGTCGCCGTCCATCACCGTCCGGCTGCTGGAGCAGCTGGCGGCGCCCGCCGCGCGCACGGCCGCGCAGCCGCGCGAGCCGCTCACCGAACGGGAGCTTGAGGTCGTCCGGCTCGTCGCGCGCGGGCGGACGAACGACGAGATCGCGGGCGAGCTGTTCGTGTCGCTGTCCACCGTCAAGACGCATCTGGGCAGCGTGCACCGCAAGCTGGGCACCCGGAACCGCGCCGAGACGGCGGCGTGGGCGTGGGAGTCGGGTCTCATGGGCTGA
- a CDS encoding DUF4328 domain-containing protein, with protein MPCALCGDIIPTEVARCPACGAWARRRDFRAVGVAVFMLLGFNAFIALGSGISLLRMAHPLRGETHDTYDPDATGRALAPYTDVFLICAIMAAVTGLLYLGWLWRAYGQSPGPHRHHRAWVVFGWLCPIVNLWLPPRLVYEIWVNSGRYRTAERQAAALVVAGWWASVLLGLLLARVFAAGSVETLAEARFDVHMGVAAAAFQALAAAMCMATVFQITRLQVGRNP; from the coding sequence ATGCCGTGTGCGCTGTGCGGCGACATCATCCCGACCGAGGTCGCCCGGTGCCCGGCGTGCGGCGCGTGGGCCCGGCGCCGCGACTTCCGCGCCGTCGGCGTGGCCGTGTTCATGCTGCTCGGCTTCAACGCGTTCATCGCGCTCGGCTCGGGGATCAGCCTGCTCCGCATGGCCCATCCGCTGCGCGGGGAGACGCACGACACCTACGATCCCGACGCCACCGGCAGGGCCCTCGCGCCCTACACCGACGTCTTCCTGATCTGCGCGATCATGGCCGCCGTCACCGGGCTGCTGTACCTCGGCTGGCTGTGGCGCGCCTACGGGCAGTCCCCCGGCCCGCACCGCCACCACCGCGCCTGGGTGGTGTTCGGCTGGCTCTGCCCGATCGTCAACCTGTGGCTGCCGCCGCGTCTGGTCTACGAGATCTGGGTCAACAGTGGCCGGTACCGGACGGCCGAGCGCCAGGCGGCGGCCCTCGTCGTCGCGGGCTGGTGGGCGTCGGTCCTCCTCGGCCTCCTGCTCGCCCGCGTGTTCGCCGCGGGCAGCGTCGAGACCCTCGCCGAGGCGCGTTTCGACGTGCACATGGGCGTGGCCGCCGCCGCCTTCCAGGCCCTGGCCGCCGCCATGTGCATGGCCACCGTCTTCCAGATCACCCGCCTCCAGGTGGGCCGCAACCCCTAG